The Gemmatimonadota bacterium genome contains the following window.
ACGCCGGACTGGTCGGCGGCGGACAACTTGACGGCCAGGGCCTGGCCGGCCTGGACGGCCTGGCCGGTCTTGGGCGTCACGATCTCGACGCGGGGGCCGCCCACCACAACCTGTACCGTGTCGGCGCCGACGTTGCGGGCGATGTCCTGGGCCGAGGCAATGACATGCACCCGCTCCGTGCTGCTGTCGGCGGAAGCCAGCAGGTAGCGGCGTACCACCGTGTCCCTGGGCGCCTTCTCAAAGCCGATGGCTTTGGGCAGCAGGCGAGTGACCACGGTGTCGGTGCCCAGCGAGGCGTCGCCACGGAAGGAGACGCCGACGATGCGGGCGCTGTCCAGACCCGAGCCATCGCGCAGCCTCACCTCGACCAACACGCTGTCGCCAGCGGGGAAGGTGGCGGAGGGCGTGGGGAGCTGGAGGTCCACGCGGGGCGGATCCCGATCCACGTTGATCTGAACGGTGTCGGCGCCCGTGTTCTCCAGGGTGTCCCTGGCCGAGACAATGATGCGGACCTGCTCGGTCGTGTTGTCGGCCGTGGGCAGCAGGTAGCGGAAGAGCACCGTGTCTTTGAGCGCGCCCGCGAAGCTCACCGCCTTGCGGCTGAAGCGTGTGACCACGCTATCAGTGCCGAGCGTCGGGTTGCCGCGGAACGCGAGTCCCACCAGGTCGGCGCTGACCAGGCCGGATGCATCGCGCAGGCGCACCTCGACCAGCAGACTATCGCCCGCGGGGAAGGTGGCGCCCGGCACCGGCTGGCGGATGTCCACGCGCGGCGGATCGCGCTCGAGCTGCACCCCCTGGACCGCCACCTGGACGGTATCCGCGCCCACATTGTCGGCAGCGTCCTTGGCGGAGACAATGATGTGCACGGTCTCAGCAATGGCCTCGGCCGTGGGCAGCAGGTAGCGCAGCACAACCGTGTCGCGACGCGCCCCCTGGAAGGTCACCGTCTTGGGAGAAAAACGCGTGACGGCCGTATCGGTGCCCAGGGTGGCACTGCCGCGCAGCGCCAGGCCCACGAGCTCGACACTGGCCAGGCGAACGTTGTCCGTGAGCCGCGCCTCGACCAGCACGCTGTCGCGCGCGGCAATGGTGGCGCCCGCTGCAGGCAGGCGGATCTCGACCTTGGGTGCGCGGACATCGCCGCCCTGCACCGTGCCCCCGGTTTCGCGCGTCTGGAAGAGGTTATCGCCCTGGCACGCGCCGAAGAGCAGAAGCGCGGCGACCAGCGCGGCAATGGGGCGGCGCGGCGTGAGTGTGAGCCCGCGCGGCGCGGGGTGGGCGGACGGCGCCCCAGCAGCGGAAGTCACGGGTTCTCCCCTCCCGGCGGCTCAGGATTCCCGCAGGATGTGGGGCGTAACCATGATCAGGAGATCCTTCTTCGTTTCCTGATCGGTGCTCCTGCGGAACAGGGTGCCGAGCACGGGGAGATCCATGAGGAAGGGGATGCCGCTGCGCACCTTGTTGGTTTCGATAATGGTGAGGCCGCTGATCACGGCGGTCTCACCGTCATTGACCAGCACTTGTGTATCGGACTGCTGCGTCTGGAAGGTGAAGCCGATATCCGAGGGCGCGAGCGCGATGTTCGAGCGCTCGGCATGGATGTCCAGCAGCACCTTGTTGCCGGTGACATGGGGCGTGACGCGCAGGATGATGCCGGTCTCCTCGAGCTTCACGGTGGCCAGCGGCGCCTGCACGCCGCCACCGGCTCCGCCAGCAGCGCCGCCCGCCCCACCGCCCGCGGCACCACCCGCGGCGCCACCTCCACCGCCGGCACCCGCAGCGCCTGCCTCGACCACGCGGATGGGCGTGCGCTCGCCCACCTGCACGGAAGCTTCCCGGTGGTCCAGCGTGGTGACCACGGGGGCGGCCTGAATATCGCTGAGACGCATCTGCTCGAGCGCCTCGATGAAGGTGATCAGCGAGTGCCGGCCGAGCACCAGTGAGCTCAGGATCTGGAGCGAGGCGGAAGGCACGCGCTCCACCGCATTGGCCAGCGCCGCGATCGAGTTGCCGCCCAGCAGCACCTGGTCGCGGTTGGTGATCTCGGTGGGGCTGACCTTGCCATCGCCATCGAGATCGACCCCCGATGGCACCAGCCGGTTGAGCTGGTTGCCCCGCGAGTCCTTCAGGTCATAGATGATGCCCAGGTCCTCGAGCGCCGTCCGGTCTATGAACAGGATCTTGGCGGCAATCGTGACCTGCGGGGTCTGACGGTCGAGCTCCCGGATGACGGGCCCGATCCGGTTCTCGACCACGGACTTCTTGTCCGTCACCAGCAGCGTGTTGGTCGCCCGATTCACGGTGACTTTGCCCCCC
Protein-coding sequences here:
- a CDS encoding AMIN domain-containing protein, encoding MILIAALWAMMLAERADVTALSVIPVADRTAVVIAVQGPVSVQDFLLPQPDRLVIDIAGAQHVLRSESFRGINRGGVLGLRLSQFSPQVVRVVVELDQPVTYTLERRPGEIRVSFPNRAGPFSPWSTGQYTAPLADAPLAKAAAAPLARQQGAQAQEPRITVSFRDTPILDVLATFSEFAGRSIVPGAALTGVVTAEIRDQPWSVALEAILQSQGLAAQEQESGIIRVDQVSQLREFEKLEEVVTQSFPIQFTSVDSIKPSIEGLVSEGGKVTVNRATNTLLVTDKKSVVENRIGPVIRELDRQTPQVTIAAKILFIDRTALEDLGIIYDLKDSRGNQLNRLVPSGVDLDGDGKVSPTEITNRDQVLLGGNSIAALANAVERVPSASLQILSSLVLGRHSLITFIEALEQMRLSDIQAAPVVTTLDHREASVQVGERTPIRVVEAGAAGAGGGGGAAGGAAGGGAGGAAGGAGGGVQAPLATVKLEETGIILRVTPHVTGNKVLLDIHAERSNIALAPSDIGFTFQTQQSDTQVLVNDGETAVISGLTIIETNKVRSGIPFLMDLPVLGTLFRRSTDQETKKDLLIMVTPHILRES